From one Vitis riparia cultivar Riparia Gloire de Montpellier isolate 1030 unplaced genomic scaffold, EGFV_Vit.rip_1.0 scaffold478_pilon_pilon, whole genome shotgun sequence genomic stretch:
- the LOC117909945 gene encoding disease resistance protein RUN1-like, whose amino-acid sequence MASTSSRKPSSFSTSIPPSSYDAFLSFRGEDTRKNFTGHLYRALVTNGINTFKDDEELETGGVIAEALIQAIEESKVFYVIFSKNYAYSKWCLNELVKIIECMKAKQRRVVPIFYDVDPSEVRRQSGGYGKAFAYHQKDANQEKKKEIQKWRMALTEAGNLAGYDLRNYRYESKVIENIIDDILKTSHQLLHVEDNIIGMNLRLEKLKSLIEVESNDVRMVGIYGFGGIGKTTMSKAIYNEISTKFEGISFLENVRENFKVDCGLVRLQQQLINSILKRKNPTISTSHEGIQVIKERLQTKKVLVVLDDVDESKQLEYLAGKHDWFGPGSRIIITSRDRHLLNVHGVDALHEVKELNQKEATQLFSQHAFKKDLPEEHYVELSKRVVDYTGGVPLALKVLGSFLFRKEIREWESELCKLKRKPNKDVQNVLRTSFDGLDDFEKELFLDIACFFKGQNENFVTRILDSCGFNATIGIKVLSDKCLITFFHGTIGMHDLLQEMGREIVREEYPRDLGKWTRLWEPDDVYRVLRREMGTKAIEGIFLDMATSKEIQFTNEAFKQMNNLRLFKVYRSSHHYGVTKRDYKVLLPKNFEFPSYELRYLYWDRYPLKFLPSHFDGENLVELNLQSSNIKKFGKGISVCKL is encoded by the exons ATGGCTTCCACTAGCAGCCGAAAACCCTCTTCCTTTTCTACTTCTATTCCTCCTTCGAGTTATGATGCGTTCTTGAGTTTCAGAGGGGAAGACACCCGTAAAAATTTTACGGGTCATCTCTACCGTGCTTTAGTTACAAATGGAATTAACACCTTCAAAGATGATGAAGAGCTTGAGACAGGAGGAGTCATTGCAGAAGCACTCATTCAGGCCATCGAGGAATCAAAGGTTTTCTATGTCATTTTCTCGAAAAACTATGCTTACTCTAAGTGGTGTTTAAACGAGCTTGTCAAAATTATCGAGTGTATGAAAGCAAAGCAAAGAAGAGTTGTTCCAATTTTCTATGATGTGGATCCATCAGAAGTGCGAAGACAAAGTGGGGGGTATGGAAAAGCATTTGCTTATCACCAAAAAGATGCcaaccaagaaaagaaaaaggagattCAAAAGTGGAGGATGGCCTTGACAGAAGCAGGCAATCTAGCGGGATATGATCTGCGAAATTATCG GTATGAGTCAAAAGTTATTGAGAACATTATTGATGATATCCTTAAAACGAGTCATCAACTTTTACATGTTGAAGATAACATCATTGGAATGAACCTCCGTTTAGAAAAACTCAAATCTTTGATAGAAGTTGAATCAAATGATGTTCGCATGGTTGGGATCTATGGTTTTGGTGGAATCGGTAAAACTACCATGAGCAAAGCTATTTATAATGAAATCTCAACTAAATTTGAGGGAATTAGCTTTCttgaaaatgtgagagaaaattTCAAAGTTGATTGTGGTCTAGTTCGATTACAACAACAACTTATTAATAGTATCCTAAAGAGAAAAAATCCAACAATAAGTACTAGTCATGAAGGAATCCAAGTGATAAAGGAAAGGCTCCAAACAAAAAAGGTCCTTGTTGTTTTGGATGATGTGGATGAGTCGAAACAGTTGGAATATTTAGCAGGAAAGCATGATTGGTTTGGTCCAGGAAGCAGAATCATCATAACATCCAGAGATCGACATTTGCTAAATGTGCATGGAGTTGATGCATTACATGAGGTTAAGGAGTTAAATCAAAAGGAAGCTACTCAACTATTTAGCCAACATGCCTTTAAAAAAGATCTTCCTGAAGAACATTATGTAGAATTGTCTAAGCGCGTGGTAGATTACACTGGAGGTGTCCCGTTAGCTCTTAAAGTTTtgggttcttttctttttaggaaaGAAATACGAGAATGGGAAAGTGAATTATgtaaactaaaaagaaaacccAACAAGGATGTCCAAAATGTTCTTAGGACAAGCTTTGACGGGTTAGATGATTTTGAGAAGGAACTATTCCTCGATATTGCATGTTTCTTCAAAGGGCAGAATGAGAATTTTGTTACTAGAATACTAGATAGTTGTGGTTTCAATGCAACTATTGGAATAAAAGTTCTTAGTGACAAGTGTCTAATAACATTTTTCCATGGCACCATTGGGATGCATGATCTATTACAAGAAATGGGTCGGGAAATTGTTCGTGAAGAGTATCCTAGAGATCTGGGAAAATGGACCAGATTATGGGAACCTGACGATGTGTATCGTGTATTACGAAGAGAAATG GGGACCAAAGCAATTGAAGGGATATTCCTAGACATGGCTACATCGAAAGAGATTCAGTTTACTAATGAAGCTTTCAAGCAGATGAATAATCTTAGATTATTCAAAGTTTATCGGAGTAGTCATCACTATGGCGTTACTAAAAGGGATTACAAAGTGCTTCTTcccaaaaattttgaatttccctcTTACGAGTTGAGATATCTCTATTGGGATAGATATCCTTTGAAATTCTTGCCATCACATTTTGATGGGGAGAACTTGGTAGAACTCAACTTGCAATCTagtaacataaaaaaatttggaaaggGAATAAG TGTTTGCAAGCTTTGA